DNA sequence from the Bdellovibrio sp. ArHS genome:
TTTCGACAAATTTTACTCAACCCCTGGTGTTTACCGAAAACCGGGCTGCGGTCACGGTGACTATGCCTACAGTGGGACAATCACTTTGTTCCTCGATATGTACGCCGGGCACGGATGTTAACTACAACCGCCTTTCGCAAAATCCGAAAGACTACGCATCAAATAAGTTAGTCAGGGCTTATTTTCGTTCTATATATCAGCAAGACACCCAAATTGAACAATATGATTCTGATCCGAAGCCTGTGGGGTGTGCTTGTTGTTACAAGAAGCAATGTCAGGCTTATGGCCTGAATGCCTCAGGGGGTTGTGAGGAATCTCCGATCGAGCCTTTAGATGCCAGAGTGCCAGAGTGTCAAACTCAAGTTGAAGTCGAGCCAGTCAGTTCGATCGTGGCGCGTGAAAGTAATGCGGATAAGTGTATTTATGCGAGCGCGGACAACAGTGGTAAGCTTGTGCTTTCAACTGACTTGTGTTCACAGTCTTTGCCTGCGGCCTGTTTCTTTCAAGGCAAGATGGTCGTTTCGAAGAATATGAATCGTGAAGCCAAAAGCGTTTCATTCATAGGGGCTTCCGAGGCTTGCTATGATATGGGGCAAATTTCGGTGGACGCCAAATCTTTTCGCGAGTATTTACGCCAACAAGTGGGGGGCGAAAATATAACGACGGCTTCGTTACCACCTGAAGTGGGAGGCAAATACGATTACATTGATAATGCCTACGTCGGAAGTTTCGTTTTACCTTACACGGCGGATATGACTCAACAGCTGCTCAACGATATGAAGGCTGCGGGCGTTGCAAGAGTCTGGGTGCCAATGCGAACGGATAGTGCGGGAAAAAGTTACTATCAGCCGTTCTTGTCGTTTGCACAAAAAAGTCCCTATATTAATTTTAACTATATGGGGAATCAGTCTTTCGAAAAAGACGGCAATCACCCGTTTCGCAGCGGCAACTCCGCTTTGATCTTCGCCAATCATCGTCGTTGGCTAGGGGCCTTGGAAGTTGATGGCAACCAAGTCTTAAACGGCATAGCACCTGTCTGTCGAAGCCGAAACGGAACTGTTTTTAAATCCCGTCTTCAGGCAAAGAATTTAGAAGAAGCTGATTTAGCCTGTAAAAACGATGGCGGGATCTTTTTACCTTTAAAAAACTCTGCCGAGATTGCGCAAATCATGCCCTGGATTGCTGAAAACGATACACGCTTGCCGTGGCCCGTGACCACGGATGTGAGAGGGGTGTGGTTGGCCTACACTCGCAGTGCCACAAATACGTGGGAGCCGTGGTCAAAAGTCGATACCGCGACCGGGTTGATCAATGTTCATGGCAAGTCTCAGCCTTTCGATGCCAATAAAGTAACTCATTTTATTTGCCGCCGGGACGGTACGTTTACGATTCAAAAGAAGGATCAGAAGTGTGATTCCTATGCGGGACTGAAGTTGTCTGCAGTAGAAAAGGCCGAAGTTGCCGAATTGATATTCCGCGAAGACGGGTGGATTAGTGAGTCCTTGTACTCATTAATCGAACTTCCTGAGGAAGCAAAGCCTTCTTCCGAAGCGGGCAAAGGCAGTAACTAATGAACAGCTTAAAGAGAACAGGAAAATTGGGTTTAAATCGGAACGGTTTCACGTTGTTGGAAATCATCATTGCCGCTGGTGTTATGGCTATTTTGATCCTGTTTACGACTCCGTTACTGACGCTCGTTATAAACAATTTTCAAAAAAGAATGCAGTCTGATTCTAACACCGCCTCCCGAATGCATTTAAAAAAATATTTCAATCGTTCTTTGATGGCGGTCAGCCCCGTTCGCTTTGATCCTTCGGCCACGTTGGTCGGGAACTCGTTGAATTCGACGTCTTGGAAATTGTCCGATGGTCGGCCGATCACAAAAGATCAAGTTCCCACTTTTCTTCTGGATGGGCGTCCCGTCAGACAGGATAGCTTTTCCATTGAGCTTTATAGTATTGAATATAAGGATGGAAAGGCGACGAAAGTCAGTTACGGAGCCTTACTGTCTCGCTGTGCGAAGCCTGAGGTTCATGATATCGGAATCTCGGTTTCAGCGTTGAATGACTTAGCAAGACCTTATCTGCAGATGAAGGACGAGGAGTGTTGTCAGGGTGGCGTTTGTAAAATGTGCCGAAATTACTCCATCAGCTGCTGTGATTCGAGTCAGGGATCTTGTGAAAAAGATGTGGATCTTTTGCCCATGGTTTTCGTCATTAACAAAGACCAGATTCAGATTTATCCTGCAAAACCGGATCTTCTCACGACCCCTGGCATTGGTTTTATGTTGAGCTTTGATGCGAATCCGGTGCGATCTTATACGCTTTATGAATTTCGCTATATGAATCGATGTCTTTTAAGTGCAGGCCAAAAGGTCGCCGATTGTTCTAAGGACGTTCGCGATTATTTTCAGAATGCGCAGTTCAAGCCTTTTCTGCAACTTGAAGTATCTTCCACCACAAGCAACGTCGTGAATAGCTTAAGTGATGGCTCTTTCATTGGTATCGGGGAGAAAGTCTTGGGGGACTTCTGATGAAAAAAATTCTTAGAAACCAAAAAGGTCAAAGTGGCGTCACCATGATCATCGGAAGTGCCGCTCTGGTTATCGCCGGAGTAACTTCATCGG
Encoded proteins:
- a CDS encoding prepilin-type N-terminal cleavage/methylation domain-containing protein — its product is MNSLKRTGKLGLNRNGFTLLEIIIAAGVMAILILFTTPLLTLVINNFQKRMQSDSNTASRMHLKKYFNRSLMAVSPVRFDPSATLVGNSLNSTSWKLSDGRPITKDQVPTFLLDGRPVRQDSFSIELYSIEYKDGKATKVSYGALLSRCAKPEVHDIGISVSALNDLARPYLQMKDEECCQGGVCKMCRNYSISCCDSSQGSCEKDVDLLPMVFVINKDQIQIYPAKPDLLTTPGIGFMLSFDANPVRSYTLYEFRYMNRCLLSAGQKVADCSKDVRDYFQNAQFKPFLQLEVSSTTSNVVNSLSDGSFIGIGEKVLGDF